Genomic DNA from Mycobacterium stomatepiae:
CGAGCTGATGAAATGACGATGTGAAGTCGGCCGCCTGGACCCTTTCGCAGTAGTCGGAGACAGTGTTGGTCAAACAGTCGAGGTAGGCGGCAAGCGAGCGATCAACATCGGCGATATCTGCTCGGGGGGTCGGACGGGCTGAATCGAGCGTTTCGTAGCTGTACGTACCGAAAGCACCGAGATCGACGCCCAGGATCAGGGGATCGCCGCCGAGAAGTATTGCCGTTGCACCGAATCCTGTGGATGGTTCGGCGTATTCGGCTCGGGCATCCACCAGCGCAATGTCAGTGCCAATTACGAGCACTTTCGCGCCCGGGGATAGTTCTGCAGCGAGGTAGCCGATGGCTAGCTGTAGCGCGCCGGTTGCGCCGTAACAAGCTTGTTTGACCTCGAGGAACCGACAGCGGCGACTCAGATTGAGGTAGTCGTGTACATAAGACGCCACGGACTTTGAGTAGTCGACGCCCGATTCGGTAGATGTAACGACCATTTCGATCCGGGCTCGTTCTTGGGGATCGAGTCGTTCCACGATGGGGCGCGCGGCGTTGACCGCGTTCGTTACGGGGTCCTCGAACCCCAAACCGATTGAGCGTTCATGCTGGCCAAGGTTTTGCATTCGGGCAATATCCAGTCCGCGGCCCTCGAACAGGTCGGCGACATCAATATAGCTAACCCCGGCATAGGTATTCAGGTCTTCAATTCCCACGGTCTTCATCGCGCGGTCTCCTTATGCCTGGCATCGAGGTACGCGATGAGGCTTCCGATGTTGGGGATGTCGTTGAACTCGGCTAGTTGCGCCGAGACCCCGGAACGCTGCAGAGCTTGGAGGAGGATTTCGACCCGATCAACTGAATCGGCTCCGAGGTCCCTAAGGTGCAGGCTTTCGTCAATATCATCGGGTGTGACAGAGGGCAAGATCTCGATGATTGCCCCGCGCACTGCCGCACGAGCGTTCATCGGCCGATCCCGGCGTTTGGTGTCGAGTTCGGTTCTAGCGCAGCGTATTCGATTGCGGCGATTGCGATGCGTCTGCCCTCTTCAGTAACCATCTCGATGTCGAACCGTTCACCGCCGGCTACGACATGTCGTACGACGGTGAGGCGAAGCGCTATCCCAGATTCGACATTGCCGAGGAGGCAGATCCTGGTCCGGATGGAGCGGCGCCCAAGGAAGGATCGATTGCTGCGGCCGAGTGCCCGCCACACATCGCCCAGTGCGCTGTCAACTAATGCGGAGTAGGAAGCGAAGTACAGCAGTCCGACGGCGTTGATGTCACGAGCGGGGTCAGTGACCCGGTCGATGACCCATACATCATCGGCGGTGGGTGCGGCTACTGACTGGTCGATGGAGAATCGACCGAGGCGCCGAGCAGTGTCGTAGGCAATCCGGGGTGAGAATTCGGTCGGCAGCTTGGGCAACGCAGTGTGGTTGAAGCCCCGCGGCGAGGTGAGCTCGAGGGAATTGTTGGTGTCACCTTCGCGCCGAATCCAGCGGTTGAAGTTATGAATGTAGAGGCAACGGGCTCGGCGACGCTGGAAAGGTTCGGCCGCCTCGAGGGTGTCGGGTAGTCCTGCATCTGTCGTGGCAATGCGGTGAATCGTTAGGACCGACTCCGGGCCATAGTCGAAGCATCGTGATACGACGTGGAGCCGGTCGCCAAAAGTGGGCGTCTGAAGGTGGAATTGGTTGTCACCGTGAGCATCTATGTAGAAGAAGGACAGGTAAGTCGGATCATCGGTGCGGGTTCGCGCCCTGAATGGGTCGATGCCGCACAATAACGCGACGGTTTCCCAGGTCCAGTCCCCTACTTGCGCTAGGAATAGGGCGTTGGCTCCGCACATACTGGGCCGAACGGTGACGGTACGCGTGATGGTTGCGTTGGAGCCGATGCTCACAGCATCGGTCAAGCACTCTTTGTCCGGTGCAGGTGGAGCCATTGCGGTCGTCGCGTGTTCGCCGCTCAGCATGTCGAACACTTTCTAATGAACTCTCTGATTAGGGTATTGACTTCGGCAGCCGCGGTAATGCTCGGGAAGTGCCCGGCGCCACGAATGGGTTGCCATTGGGCGCCCGCAATCGCCTCGGCCAGCCGTCTGCCGATGGCGATATCGATGACAGTGTCAAGCTCACCATGGATGATCAGCGTCGGGACCTGTAGCGTCCGCGATTTCTCTAGTAGGTCCGGGCGGGAAGCGAACATGTCGAGATAGCGAAGCCCGATCCGAGGGTTCATCGATTCGCAGCGCAATAGTTGCTGGCGCGCGTCTTCGTGGGCGGACTCGGCTCCTCCGCCAGCGGTTGCGATCGCGGCAAAATCCTCGGCCGAGACGTCTTCGAGGCGGTTGATCTCGCCGTGGCGGTTTCCAACTTTGTGCGACGATCCCAGCAGCACCAGCCCGCTCACGTCGTCCGGGTGCCGCGCCGCCAGGGCTTGTGCGGTGAGACCGCCGAAACTCGCGCCGCCGATAACGAATCGGCCTGTGACGCCAAGGGATCGGACCGATTCGACCACTGTGTCGGCGAGGGCTTCGAACGATAGGTCTGCGGGTCCGGTGCTCGCGCCGACGCCGGCGGCATGCACGCCGATAACCCGGTAGTCCGTGCTGAGATGTGCGAATTGTTTGGCGAAGAAACCTAACCCGATGTTGAACGGGTGAAGCAGAACGAT
This window encodes:
- a CDS encoding hydroxymethylglutaryl-CoA synthase family protein yields the protein MKTVGIEDLNTYAGVSYIDVADLFEGRGLDIARMQNLGQHERSIGLGFEDPVTNAVNAARPIVERLDPQERARIEMVVTSTESGVDYSKSVASYVHDYLNLSRRCRFLEVKQACYGATGALQLAIGYLAAELSPGAKVLVIGTDIALVDARAEYAEPSTGFGATAILLGGDPLILGVDLGAFGTYSYETLDSARPTPRADIADVDRSLAAYLDCLTNTVSDYCERVQAADFTSSFHQLAMHTPFAGIVKAAHRKLMRESGWLSQEDIDADFDRRLSPSLVFPRRVGNLCSASLYLALQSLIENTHLTGPYRVGLYSYGSGCSAEFYSGIVSAGAAEAMTGWGLAHRLNQRTQLSFADYTQLLDDNLAVLDPVADREIDWAAYAQYVPSDTGPLLALKKISGYHRRYEWIT
- a CDS encoding phosphopantetheine-binding protein, which produces MNARAAVRGAIIEILPSVTPDDIDESLHLRDLGADSVDRVEILLQALQRSGVSAQLAEFNDIPNIGSLIAYLDARHKETAR
- a CDS encoding LnmK family bifunctional acyltransferase/decarboxylase; translated protein: MLSGEHATTAMAPPAPDKECLTDAVSIGSNATITRTVTVRPSMCGANALFLAQVGDWTWETVALLCGIDPFRARTRTDDPTYLSFFYIDAHGDNQFHLQTPTFGDRLHVVSRCFDYGPESVLTIHRIATTDAGLPDTLEAAEPFQRRRARCLYIHNFNRWIRREGDTNNSLELTSPRGFNHTALPKLPTEFSPRIAYDTARRLGRFSIDQSVAAPTADDVWVIDRVTDPARDINAVGLLYFASYSALVDSALGDVWRALGRSNRSFLGRRSIRTRICLLGNVESGIALRLTVVRHVVAGGERFDIEMVTEEGRRIAIAAIEYAALEPNSTPNAGIGR